CTCATTTAGCTCTTCATAATTTTTATTATATTTTCTGCATAGATTCTTTATTGATTTTATGAATAGAGCTCTTTCTTCATTGGATTCGAGAAAAGGCGATAAATCCGTATGTCCCATAAGGCGACATTTCTTTTTCCTTTTAAGTAGCCTTAAACTCAATGTGCCGACAGGCACCTCAGGATTATATGTATGTGAGCAAATTTCAAAAACCCTCACAGTTGTGTTTTCATTATAGCGCGGTATTACAGTAGTGAATCGGGTATCGCTAATCCCCATTTTTTCCAATATCTTCCCCCTAATAGTGTTAACTTCCATAAATCCATCAGCAATATTCCATCTCTTTGAATCAATCTTGGATTTTTTGTCTATCTCTGAAAAAATCCTGATTGCTTTCTTTTTTGTTTTTTCCATATAGTTGTCGAAATCATCGAGAATTGCCATTGATTTTCCCTCCCAATGAATTTTTTCCACATACTTTTATTCAACTTTTCTATAAATTCTCTTTGATTATTTCAAATACTCTATCAGCTTGTAATTCTTTCAGACAATCAGAAGTTGCACATACAGGACAATCCTTTTTTTGAGAAGATTTTTTGCATTCTTTACTTGCGTCGATTGGAAATACATTTTTGAGTGGAGGAGCCCATATTTCAGGTCGAGTTGGTCCAAAGATCAAGAAACTTTTTATCCCTAAAGTGCCTGCCAAATGGCTTATCCCTGAATCGTTGCCAATATAGAATTTTGAATTTAGCAGTACTGACGACACTTTTTTTAATTTTTCATTATGAATGCAGGAGAATTCTTGAGGTATCTCGATTCTTAAAGCTGTTTCAGCTTCACCTGTTATAAAGATTGGTGACAGCGAACAATTTTTTTCTATCTTTTTTGCAAGGGTGACAAATTTTCTTATTCCCCAATTTTTTCTTTTTGACCCGCTTCCCGGATGTATGCAGAAATAATTACCTGCAGGTATGTCTTCTTCATCGTTAGAGATTTCAATTTGATATTTGCAAGATTCGTTGTTGATTCCAAGTAGCTTTAAGGAGTCGAGATAGTATTTATAAATATTGGTACTGAGTCCTTCCCTGATGTTACCCTTCCACACTAATACTTTGGCAGTTGTG
The sequence above is drawn from the Candidatus Schekmanbacteria bacterium genome and encodes:
- a CDS encoding coproporphyrinogen III oxidase is translated as MAILDDFDNYMEKTKKKAIRIFSEIDKKSKIDSKRWNIADGFMEVNTIRGKILEKMGISDTRFTTVIPRYNENTTVRVFEICSHTYNPEVPVGTLSLRLLKRKKKCRLMGHTDLSPFLESNEERALFIKSIKNLCRKYNKNYEELNEKLRGLFYSIYRNKQRGGGIGIAFDLSQKEFPFLKDVGETFIRTYKKIVERTKDKKLNKKAREAMLLARGQWVEFNLVEDKGFVAGIKIGIPPEAMILQTLPPLV